In one Sulfitobacter sp. LCG007 genomic region, the following are encoded:
- the gpt gene encoding xanthine phosphoribosyltransferase, whose amino-acid sequence MGPKDSSRLPHEKGFHISWDQIHRDSRALAWRLDGQGPAEGGWRAVVAITRGGMAPAMIVARELDIRTVDTISVKSYDHQEQSATKVLKCPDPELMGDGTGILIVDDLVDSGKTLEVVRAMYPNAHFATVYAKPKGRPQVDTFITEVSQDTWIFFPWDMALQYVEPYRGA is encoded by the coding sequence ATGGGCCCGAAGGATTCCTCGCGCCTGCCGCACGAGAAAGGCTTTCACATCAGCTGGGACCAGATCCACCGCGACAGCAGGGCGCTTGCCTGGCGTCTCGACGGACAGGGTCCGGCGGAAGGAGGATGGCGCGCGGTCGTCGCGATCACGCGCGGCGGCATGGCTCCGGCGATGATCGTGGCCCGCGAACTCGACATCCGGACAGTCGACACGATATCCGTGAAGTCATACGACCATCAGGAACAGTCCGCCACCAAGGTGCTGAAATGCCCTGACCCTGAGCTCATGGGCGATGGCACGGGCATCTTGATCGTCGATGACCTGGTGGATTCCGGCAAGACCCTCGAGGTCGTGCGCGCGATGTATCCGAATGCGCATTTCGCCACGGTCTATGCAAAGCCGAAGGGACGCCCCCAGGTGGATACCTTCATCACCGAGGTGAGCCAGGATACCTGGATATTTTTCCCCTGGGACATGGCGCTTCAGTATGTGGAGCCCTATCGCGGGGCCTAA
- the trpE gene encoding anthranilate synthase component I — MVLTPTFEQFAASYAAGRNQVVFTRLAADLDTPVSLMLKLTGAAENAFVLESVTGGEVRGRYSIIGMKPDLIWRCRGTRSQINRTARYDADAFADLEGSPLDTLRALLAESRIDLPQDLPQAAAGLFGYLGYDMVRLVEHLPDINPDPLDLPDAVMLRPSVVAVLDGVKGEVTVVSPAWVAEGQNARAAYAQAAERVMDAVRDLERAMPGVDRDLGEPDPPAEPVSNFARADYLAAVEKAKEYIVAGDIFQVVPSQRWTQDFRLPPFALYRSLRRTNPSPFMFYFNFGGFQVIGASPEILVRVFGREVTIRPIAGTRPRGATPEQDRALEAELLADEKERAEHLMLLDLGRNDVGRVARIGTVRPTEEFIVERYSHVMHIVSNVVGELREDCDALDAFFAGMPAGTVSGAPKVRAMEIINELEPEKRGVYGGGCGYFSAGGDMDMCIALRTAVVKDRKLYIQAGGGVVYDSDPEAEYQETVHKSNAIRRAAADAARFGSKGNG; from the coding sequence ATGGTCCTGACCCCCACGTTCGAGCAGTTCGCGGCATCCTACGCGGCCGGGCGGAACCAGGTCGTCTTCACCCGCCTCGCCGCAGATCTCGACACGCCGGTATCGCTGATGCTCAAGCTGACCGGCGCGGCCGAGAACGCCTTCGTGCTGGAATCGGTTACCGGGGGCGAGGTGCGGGGGCGCTATTCGATCATCGGGATGAAGCCGGATCTGATCTGGCGTTGCCGGGGCACGCGAAGCCAGATCAACCGTACCGCCCGCTATGACGCGGATGCCTTCGCCGATCTGGAAGGCAGTCCGCTCGACACTTTGAGGGCCCTTCTCGCGGAATCGCGTATCGATTTGCCACAGGACCTGCCCCAGGCGGCGGCGGGACTTTTCGGCTATCTCGGCTATGACATGGTGCGCCTTGTCGAGCATCTGCCCGACATCAATCCGGATCCCCTGGACCTGCCGGACGCGGTGATGCTGCGCCCGTCGGTCGTTGCGGTTCTCGACGGGGTCAAGGGCGAGGTCACGGTCGTTTCCCCGGCCTGGGTCGCGGAGGGCCAGAACGCCCGCGCGGCCTATGCCCAGGCTGCCGAGCGGGTGATGGACGCGGTGCGCGACCTGGAGCGTGCGATGCCGGGGGTCGACCGCGATCTGGGTGAACCCGATCCGCCGGCCGAGCCGGTCTCCAACTTCGCCCGCGCCGACTATCTCGCGGCGGTCGAGAAGGCAAAGGAATACATCGTGGCCGGCGACATCTTCCAGGTCGTGCCCTCGCAGCGCTGGACTCAGGATTTCCGGCTGCCCCCGTTCGCGCTTTATCGTTCGCTCAGGCGCACCAACCCGTCGCCCTTCATGTTCTACTTCAACTTCGGCGGCTTCCAGGTGATCGGCGCCAGCCCCGAGATCCTGGTGCGCGTCTTCGGCCGCGAAGTCACCATCCGCCCCATTGCCGGGACACGTCCGCGGGGTGCGACGCCCGAGCAGGACAGGGCCCTGGAAGCGGAACTTCTGGCCGACGAGAAAGAGCGTGCGGAGCATCTGATGCTTCTGGATCTGGGGCGCAACGACGTGGGGCGGGTCGCCAGGATCGGGACGGTGCGGCCGACCGAGGAGTTCATCGTCGAGCGCTACAGCCACGTGATGCATATCGTGTCGAACGTGGTGGGCGAACTGCGCGAGGATTGCGACGCGCTCGATGCGTTCTTCGCCGGGATGCCGGCGGGCACCGTCTCGGGCGCGCCGAAGGTGCGCGCGATGGAAATCATCAACGAACTCGAACCGGAGAAGCGCGGCGTCTATGGCGGTGGATGCGGCTATTTCAGCGCGGGCGGCGATATGGACATGTGCATCGCCCTGCGCACGGCGGTGGTGAAGGACCGGAAGCTCTATATCCAGGCAGGCGGAGGCGTGGTCTACGACAGCGATCCGGAGGCCGAATACCAGGAAACCGTGCACAAATCGAATGCGATCCGGCGCGCTGCCGCCGATGCGGCCCGGTTCGGCTCGAAGGGCAACGGCTGA
- the fabI gene encoding enoyl-ACP reductase FabI, whose amino-acid sequence MKTDLLAGKRGLIMGLANDKSIAWGIARSCAEAGAELAFSYQGEALKKRVAPLAAQLGSDMVLPCDVGDEASIDALFEALKERWDGLDFLVHAIGFSDKNELRGRYVDTSRANFALSMDISVYSFTAVVQRAEKMMRSGGSCLTLTYYGAEKVMPHYNVMGVAKAALEASVKYLAEDLGKDGIRVNAISAGPIKTLAASGIGDFRYIMKWNEYNSPLRRNVTTQDVGNAALFLLSDLGSGTTGENLHVDAGYHVVGMKAVDAPDMSKE is encoded by the coding sequence ATGAAAACGGATCTTCTCGCAGGCAAGCGGGGCCTCATCATGGGTCTGGCCAACGACAAGAGCATCGCCTGGGGGATCGCCAGAAGCTGCGCCGAGGCGGGCGCCGAACTTGCCTTCTCCTATCAGGGCGAGGCCCTCAAGAAGCGCGTCGCTCCGCTTGCCGCCCAGCTCGGCAGCGACATGGTGCTGCCCTGCGACGTGGGCGACGAGGCGTCGATCGACGCGCTCTTCGAAGCCCTGAAGGAGCGCTGGGACGGGCTCGACTTCCTCGTCCACGCGATCGGCTTTTCCGACAAGAACGAGCTGCGCGGCCGCTATGTGGACACGTCGCGGGCGAATTTCGCGCTTTCGATGGACATCTCGGTCTATTCCTTCACCGCGGTCGTGCAGCGGGCCGAGAAGATGATGCGTTCCGGCGGATCCTGCCTGACGCTGACATACTACGGCGCCGAGAAGGTGATGCCGCATTACAACGTCATGGGGGTCGCCAAGGCCGCGCTGGAAGCGAGCGTCAAGTACCTCGCCGAGGACCTCGGCAAGGACGGTATCCGGGTCAACGCCATCTCCGCCGGTCCGATCAAGACACTCGCCGCCTCCGGGATCGGAGATTTCCGCTACATCATGAAGTGGAACGAATACAATTCGCCCCTGCGCCGGAACGTGACGACGCAGGACGTGGGCAACGCGGCCCTGTTCCTGCTGTCGGATCTGGGCTCGGGAACCACGGGCGAGAACCTCCATGTGGACGCCGGCTATCACGTGGTCGGCATGAAGGCGGTCGATGCGCCGGACATGAGCAAGGAGTGA
- a CDS encoding DUF192 domain-containing protein: MRVALVALSLLISGGAMAQNCREDSVTLRGDWGQARFNVEIADDVAERAQGLMNRKSLPSSAGMLFVYERPQTLSFWMRNTLIPLDLLFMDQSGKVVRIHRMARPLDETPIVGGEGLTHVLEINGGLADRLGIVEGSVMRHPSFPAATALWPC; this comes from the coding sequence ATGCGCGTCGCCCTCGTGGCGCTGTCGCTGCTGATTTCGGGCGGCGCGATGGCGCAGAACTGCCGCGAGGACTCGGTGACGCTCAGGGGTGACTGGGGTCAGGCGCGGTTCAACGTGGAAATCGCTGATGACGTGGCCGAGCGCGCACAGGGTCTGATGAACCGGAAGAGCCTGCCGTCCTCGGCCGGGATGCTGTTCGTCTATGAGCGTCCGCAGACCCTTTCCTTCTGGATGCGAAACACCCTCATTCCCCTGGACCTGCTGTTTATGGACCAGTCCGGAAAGGTCGTCAGGATCCACCGCATGGCCCGCCCGCTTGACGAGACCCCGATCGTGGGCGGCGAGGGATTGACCCACGTGCTCGAGATAAATGGCGGGCTGGCCGACCGCCTGGGGATTGTCGAAGGATCGGTGATGCGCCATCCCTCGTTTCCGGCGGCGACGGCTCTCTGGCCCTGTTAG
- a CDS encoding peptidyl-prolyl cis-trans isomerase, whose product MAKRKSFSSTLVWILMAMLILGLGGFGMTNLGGQIRTIGTVGDKSLSITTYGRMLQQEMRAFEQQTGQPLTWQRAQELGIDQAVLQRFVQMRALDNETDRMGLSVGDEVLRERIMEIPGFQGVDGTFDRDAYKMTLDRSNMSEATFEAQLREDVARSLLQGAVSSGIEMPSTYADTLVTYIAESRSFTWSQLGGADLSEPLPEPDEAALRAFYDANIDAYSLPETKRITYDMLLPDDLLGAIDVSDEDLRAEYDRREAEFNQPERRLVERLAYLDDAAADAAAQALAAGSSFEDLVNERGLALADVDLGDVGETDLGEAGPEVFAAEVGSVVGPLPSTLGPALFRVNAVLPAQVTSFEDARGTLQENLARERARRQIEAVAQQYEDMLAGGATLEELAEETDMTLGQLDWTPESADGIAAYESFRTAAQALSEDDFPSIMQLDDGGIFAMRLNGVLPPRPAPYEDVAEAVRAGWEAQEIGARLLAQAETLAATLREGGDFAAAGLDAVREQGLTRQATVPGTPPGFVEAAFAMEPGEIRVLPGEASATIIRLDSIDGPQQGPDAEALRAQLQQQVDQSLAQNLFTLYVSQVTTQARAQIDDSAVQAVHANFR is encoded by the coding sequence ATGGCCAAGCGCAAAAGCTTCTCCTCGACCCTGGTCTGGATCCTCATGGCCATGCTCATACTGGGGCTCGGGGGCTTCGGGATGACCAATCTCGGCGGCCAGATCCGCACCATCGGGACGGTGGGCGACAAGTCCCTGTCGATCACGACCTACGGGCGGATGCTGCAGCAGGAGATGCGCGCATTCGAGCAGCAGACCGGGCAGCCGCTGACCTGGCAGCGGGCGCAGGAACTGGGCATCGATCAGGCGGTGCTGCAGCGCTTCGTGCAGATGCGGGCGCTCGACAATGAAACCGACAGGATGGGGCTGTCGGTCGGCGACGAGGTCCTGCGCGAAAGGATCATGGAGATACCGGGCTTTCAGGGCGTGGACGGAACCTTCGACCGCGATGCCTACAAGATGACTCTGGATCGCAGCAACATGAGCGAGGCCACCTTCGAGGCGCAGCTTCGCGAGGATGTTGCGCGCTCCCTTCTCCAGGGCGCGGTGAGTTCGGGCATCGAGATGCCGTCGACCTATGCCGACACACTTGTGACCTACATCGCCGAGTCACGCAGCTTCACCTGGAGCCAGCTTGGCGGGGCCGATCTTTCCGAACCCCTGCCCGAGCCGGACGAAGCCGCGCTGCGAGCCTTCTACGATGCCAACATCGACGCCTACAGCCTGCCGGAAACCAAGCGCATCACCTATGACATGCTGCTGCCGGACGATCTGCTGGGCGCGATCGACGTGTCGGACGAGGATCTGAGGGCCGAGTACGACCGGCGCGAGGCGGAATTCAATCAGCCCGAGCGCCGCCTGGTGGAACGGCTGGCCTATCTCGACGATGCCGCGGCGGATGCTGCGGCACAGGCTCTGGCCGCGGGAAGCTCCTTCGAGGATCTGGTGAACGAGCGCGGTCTCGCGCTTGCGGACGTCGATCTGGGGGACGTGGGCGAAACCGATCTGGGAGAAGCGGGACCGGAGGTGTTCGCAGCCGAGGTCGGGTCCGTCGTCGGCCCGCTTCCCAGCACACTCGGGCCGGCGCTGTTCCGTGTCAATGCCGTCCTCCCGGCGCAGGTCACCAGTTTCGAGGACGCCAGAGGCACGCTGCAGGAGAATCTCGCCCGCGAGCGCGCCCGGCGCCAGATCGAAGCGGTCGCGCAGCAGTACGAAGACATGCTTGCGGGCGGCGCCACGCTGGAGGAACTGGCCGAAGAGACCGACATGACGCTAGGCCAGCTCGACTGGACGCCGGAATCTGCGGACGGCATCGCGGCTTACGAATCGTTCCGGACGGCGGCGCAGGCCCTGAGCGAGGATGATTTCCCGTCCATCATGCAACTCGACGACGGCGGGATCTTCGCCATGCGTCTCAACGGGGTTCTGCCTCCCCGCCCCGCGCCCTACGAAGACGTGGCCGAGGCGGTTCGCGCCGGCTGGGAGGCCCAGGAGATCGGCGCCCGCCTTCTGGCCCAGGCCGAAACGCTCGCGGCAACGTTGCGGGAGGGCGGCGATTTCGCCGCCGCCGGTCTCGACGCCGTGCGCGAGCAGGGTCTCACGCGGCAGGCAACCGTGCCGGGCACCCCGCCGGGCTTCGTGGAGGCCGCCTTTGCCATGGAGCCGGGCGAGATCCGGGTTCTGCCCGGCGAGGCAAGCGCGACGATCATCCGGCTCGACAGCATCGACGGACCTCAGCAAGGCCCGGACGCCGAGGCCCTGCGCGCGCAATTGCAGCAGCAGGTCGACCAGTCGCTGGCGCAGAACCTCTTCACGCTCTACGTATCGCAGGTCACGACGCAGGCACGCGCCCAGATCGACGATTCCGCCGTTCAGGCGGTGCACGCCAACTTCCGCTAG
- the pdxH gene encoding pyridoxamine 5'-phosphate oxidase, which yields MVGRDGIFAGDDPFAIARRWLAEAEAVEPNDPNAIALATVDGDGLPNVRMVLLKEIEADAFVFYTNYESAKGAEISATPKAAFVLHWKSLRRQIRVRGTVTREEGAQADAYFASRSLKSRLGAWASKQSRPLKSRAALLAEVAKVTARHGSNPPRPPFWGGFRIAPVEIEFWADGEFRLHDRFLWRKGAGGAGWVPVRLNP from the coding sequence ATGGTCGGTCGGGACGGGATCTTCGCAGGGGACGACCCATTCGCAATCGCACGGCGCTGGCTGGCCGAGGCCGAGGCAGTCGAGCCCAACGATCCCAATGCCATCGCGCTCGCCACGGTGGACGGCGACGGTCTTCCCAACGTGCGCATGGTACTTCTCAAGGAGATCGAGGCAGATGCCTTCGTCTTCTACACCAATTACGAAAGCGCGAAGGGCGCCGAGATTTCGGCCACGCCCAAGGCCGCGTTCGTGCTGCACTGGAAATCGCTGCGCCGCCAGATCCGGGTCCGCGGGACGGTCACGCGCGAGGAGGGAGCGCAGGCGGATGCGTATTTCGCCTCGCGCTCGCTCAAGAGCCGGCTTGGGGCATGGGCGTCGAAGCAGTCGCGTCCGCTCAAGAGCCGGGCAGCCCTGCTCGCGGAAGTCGCGAAAGTGACCGCGCGACATGGGTCGAACCCGCCCCGCCCGCCGTTCTGGGGCGGGTTCCGGATCGCGCCGGTCGAGATCGAATTCTGGGCCGACGGGGAATTCCGGTTGCATGACCGATTTCTGTGGCGAAAGGGCGCAGGCGGCGCGGGTTGGGTCCCGGTGCGGTTGAATCCTTGA
- a CDS encoding aminotransferase has translation MTLPRTATTFAPPVMEARRWLEGVTFPPERPLINVSQAAPVEPPPEPMRRAMAEAALTRDDVHLYGPVLGLPELREALAHRTALHYRGEVSARQIAITSGCNQAFAAAIAALCAEGDEVVIPTPWYFNHKMWLDMSGVRAVPLPGDCALLPDPERAAAMITPRTRAIVLVSPNNPGGVEYPAEVIRSFFELARERGIALILDETYRDFHSRSGAPHDIFSDPDWADTLIHLYSFSKAYRLTGHRVGAVASRPALLAEIEKFLDTVTICPSQLGQHAALWGMRNLDQWLAGERDEILSRRAAIESGFPALAARGWKLMGVGAYFAYLAHPFSETSATLAPRLVREQSVLCLPGTMFQPGGETAGQGQLRIAFANLDVTGIGTLYERLAAVEG, from the coding sequence ATGACCCTGCCGCGTACCGCTACGACATTCGCGCCCCCGGTGATGGAAGCGCGGCGCTGGCTCGAGGGCGTGACCTTTCCGCCCGAGCGCCCGCTGATCAACGTCAGCCAGGCGGCACCGGTAGAGCCCCCTCCCGAACCGATGCGCAGGGCCATGGCTGAGGCGGCGCTCACCCGCGACGACGTGCATCTCTACGGACCCGTCCTGGGACTGCCGGAATTGCGCGAGGCACTTGCGCACCGGACGGCCCTGCACTACCGCGGCGAGGTCTCGGCCCGGCAGATCGCGATCACCTCCGGCTGCAACCAGGCCTTTGCCGCCGCCATCGCCGCGCTCTGCGCGGAAGGCGACGAGGTCGTGATCCCGACGCCCTGGTACTTCAATCACAAGATGTGGCTCGACATGTCGGGTGTGCGGGCAGTGCCCCTGCCCGGCGATTGCGCGCTGCTTCCCGATCCGGAACGCGCGGCGGCGATGATCACGCCGCGGACACGGGCCATCGTACTGGTGTCACCCAACAATCCAGGCGGGGTGGAATATCCGGCGGAGGTGATCCGATCCTTCTTCGAGCTTGCACGGGAACGCGGGATCGCGCTGATCCTCGACGAGACATACCGGGATTTCCACAGTCGCTCCGGTGCGCCGCACGACATCTTTTCCGACCCCGACTGGGCGGATACGCTGATCCACCTTTATTCCTTCTCCAAGGCCTACCGCCTGACCGGGCACCGGGTGGGCGCCGTGGCCAGCCGGCCGGCACTGCTCGCGGAGATCGAGAAGTTTCTGGACACCGTCACCATCTGCCCCTCCCAGCTCGGACAGCATGCGGCCCTTTGGGGAATGCGAAACCTCGACCAGTGGCTGGCCGGCGAGCGGGACGAGATCCTGTCGCGCCGCGCGGCGATAGAAAGCGGTTTTCCGGCGCTCGCCGCTCGTGGCTGGAAGCTGATGGGCGTCGGGGCGTACTTCGCGTATCTGGCACATCCGTTCAGCGAGACCTCCGCCACGCTGGCGCCGCGTCTCGTCCGCGAGCAGTCGGTGCTTTGTCTGCCAGGCACCATGTTCCAGCCCGGGGGCGAAACCGCGGGTCAGGGGCAGTTGCGCATCGCATTCGCCAATCTGGACGTGACCGGAATCGGCACGCTCTACGAACGGCTCGCGGCGGTGGAGGGCTGA
- a CDS encoding cold-shock protein, translated as MVKWFDPVKGFGFVVADIGGPDILLHVNVLRNFGQSSVADGARVELEVQSTERGVQAVQVLSLKPPNTPGTAALADIAELDPADVAAAPLQPARVKWFDKGKGFGFANVFGRPEDIFLHVEVLRRSGLSDLQPGEALALRVINGKRGQMAAEVLAWEAATHRPVGP; from the coding sequence ATGGTGAAATGGTTCGATCCCGTGAAGGGTTTCGGATTCGTTGTAGCTGACATTGGTGGGCCCGACATCCTTCTGCATGTGAACGTCTTGCGGAACTTCGGTCAGAGTTCGGTCGCGGACGGCGCGCGTGTGGAACTCGAGGTGCAGAGCACCGAGCGCGGCGTTCAGGCGGTACAGGTCCTGTCGCTGAAGCCGCCCAACACGCCCGGGACGGCCGCGCTGGCCGATATCGCGGAACTCGATCCGGCCGATGTGGCGGCCGCCCCTCTCCAGCCGGCTCGGGTGAAGTGGTTCGACAAGGGCAAGGGGTTCGGTTTCGCGAATGTCTTCGGCCGGCCCGAGGATATCTTTCTGCATGTCGAGGTGCTGCGCCGGTCGGGTCTTTCGGACCTGCAGCCGGGAGAGGCGCTTGCGCTCAGGGTGATCAACGGCAAACGCGGTCAGATGGCCGCCGAGGTCCTTGCCTGGGAGGCTGCGACGCACCGGCCCGTCGGGCCATGA